The following coding sequences are from one Eucalyptus grandis isolate ANBG69807.140 chromosome 11, ASM1654582v1, whole genome shotgun sequence window:
- the LOC104425504 gene encoding uncharacterized protein LOC104425504 isoform X2, whose translation MPGLTERNDQSGNASPAPPPLCSVASAGGKGFWSKQHDDVSYGHLQKFWSELSPQARQKLLRIDKQTLFEQARKNMYCSRCNGLLLEGFLQIVMYGKSFQQEGAVGHLTDNSAASLKSHDEGGLSVTNRCQEEIQDPSVHPWGGLTTTRDGSLTILDGYLFSKSLKGLQIVFDSARARERERELLYPDACGGGGRGWISQNTTNYGRGHGMRETCALHTARLSCETLVDFWSALGEETRQSLLRMKEEDFIERLMYRDCRRNVIREFKELKELKRMRKEPRCTRCFCAADTAFQYEVSDDTVHADWHQTFVDSVGLYHHFEWAIGTGEGKSDIVEFEDVGLSDSVQVTGLKLNSSTAYFITLRAWKHDGRSTDISVKAHPLKSRPCVHSRLVVGNGFVTITTGESIKGFFEHAEDAEEEEDDDSVDKDRNDLDGECSRPQKHAKSPELAREFLLDAAIVIFKEQVEKAFREGTARQNAHSIFVCLALKLLEERVHIACKEIITLEKQMKLLEEEEKEKREEEERKERKRTKEREKKLRRKERLKGKEGDREKKDMLDDILPASYDLKDEPRPGVTEEPNETASCGDSVYDTGDVFTSKSASLDIEDETFSSSVENSFNESSEVDFADVKDVAGSFTTEISKISQRRPKFQKEGLQDQLFRWSDRRRPTVVSESSAVGNRSESRYYNDNFEFHSRGMNGWIRQTRTNSQKSNSRNSGAKYCEKFQSPKIRMNDRYDIHSCSCNEINCQRGKVGPHFAGSRVAREGKFGTSSESAFDVSKNFHRNSKYNQVDYAHSVGRLKSRINGSSITSRDMVHSRKVWEPMESQKYPRSNSDSDVTLFASSLSIQGKESGDVKSAVELCSSEDSRDSIGNYQKVYNLKDFTDSGSGADEACESRPNASAADTYHSREATDEEVGSCLANGTSNGTSDIVTSTTSNSDNCSSCLSEVDSNASSNHGNIESSSTSDSEDVFPHSDRREALTCDGRSECCKVEVEAKEVEDRKEVQGGQPVFGFPLKSMGTSVSSYTPIKTPHSSNDMNGNLCLASEHRGTLPQMHSQNLYFQMFQGPAPIGYYPQNLVPWPAVHTNGLVPYAHPSSYLYTGHLGYGLDGNSGFCMGYDAMSHLTAVPNASPVPVYQPAVKANSYYPEERNRVPKQSVSVKDVNEGNKEKTVQTGPRSAEPTQCGESGQRNSSAKVCPEDSGFSLFHFGGPVALSNISNPNVGPDVGVDGNIPTKVSTDPAEINAACNKKETTIEEYNLFAASNGIRFSLY comes from the exons ATGCCGGGATTGACCGAGAGGAATGACCAATCCGGTAATGCATCCCCAGCGCCGCCACCGTTGTGCTCGGTGGCTTCGGCAGGGGGCAAGGGGTTCTGGTCCAAGCAGCACGACGACGTGAGCTACGGTCACCTCCAGAAG TTCTGGAGTGAGCTGTCCCCACAGGCGAGGCAAAAGCTCCTGAGGATTGATAAGCAGACCCTTTTCGAGCAGGCTCGTAAGAACATGTACTGTTCTCGTTGCAATGGCTTGCTACTTGAAGGGTTTCTACAAATTGTCATGTATGGGAAGTCTTTCCAGCAGGAGGGAGCAGTTGGGCACCTTACTGATAATAGTGCAGCCTCCTTGAAATCTCACGATGAGGGTGGATTGAGTGTGACTAATAGGTGTCAGGAAGAGATTCAAGATCCTTCTGTGCATCCTTGGGGTGGTCTAACCACAACACGTGATGGGTCATTGACCATTCTAGATGGCtatttgttttcaaaatctttGAAGGGGCTCCAAATT GTATTTGACAGTGCACGTGCAAGAGAACGGGAACGTGAATTACTTTATCCTGATGCATGTGGTGGGGGAGGTAGGGGTTGGATAAGCCAAAATACGACAAATTATGGCCGAGGACATGGGATGAGAGAAACATGTGCATTGCATACAGCCCGACTTTCTTGTGAGACACTGGTGGACTTCTGGTCGGCTCTGGGTGAAGAGACGAGGCAGTCTCTCTTGAGGATGAAGGAAGAGGATTTTATTGAGAGGCTAATGTACAG AGATTGCAGAAGGAATGTCATTCGTGAGTTTAAGGAGCTAAAGGAGCTCAAGCGGATGCGTAAAGAACCTCGATGTACTAGATGTTTCTGCGCTGCAGATACAGCCTTTCAATACGAG GTATCTGATGACACTGTTCATGCTGATTGGCACCAAACATTTGTGGACTCCGTGGGGTTATATCATCATTTTGAATGGGCAATTGGAACGGGAGAAGGGAAGTCTGACATTGTGGAATTTGAAGATGTTGGCCTGAGTGACAGTGTGCAGGTCACTGGCCTTAAACTTAATAGTTCAACCGCTTACTTTATCACTCTGAGAGCTTGGAAACATGATGGCCGATCTACTGACATATCTGTTAAAGCTCACCCTTTAAAGAGTCGACCATGTGTGCATAGTAGGCTTGTAGTTGGCAATGGTTTCGTGACAATTACAACAGGGGAGAGCATTAAAGGGTTTTTTGAACATGCCGAAGATGCTGAGGAAGAAGAG GATGATGATTCTGTGGACAAGGATAGGAATGACCTTGATGGAGAATGCTCACGTCCTCAGAAGCATGCAAAGAGTCCTGAACTTGCTCGAGAGTTTCTTCTGGATGCTGCAATTGTTATTTTCAAGGAGCAG GTTGAGAAGGCTTTTAGAGAGGGGACGGCACGGCAAAATGCACACAGCATTTTTGTCTGTCTTGCGTTGAAGTTGCTGGAAGAACGTGTGCATATTGCTTGCAAAGAAATTATCACATTAGAAAAGCAG ATGAAACTtctggaagaagaagagaaggagaagcgTGAAGAAGAGGAGCGCAAGgagaggaaaagaacaaaggaaagagaaaaaaagcttaggagaaaagagaggttgaaaggaaaagaaggagatagagagaaaaaagacaTGTTGGATGATATTCTTCCTGCTTCATATGACCTGAAGGATGAACCAAGACCAGGTGTCACTGAGGAGCCAAACGAGACTGCTAGCTGTGGCGATTCAGTTTATGACACTGGTGATGTATTCACTTCCAAGTCTGCATCTTTGGATATAGAAGACGAAACATTCTCCAGTAGTgtagaaaattcatttaatgAGAGTTCAGAGGTGGATTTTGCTGATGTGAAAGATGTGGCCGGTTCTTTTACGACAGAGATTTCCAAAATTTCCCAGAGAAGACCAAAGTTTCAGAAAGAAGGATTACAGGATCAATTGTTTAGATGGTCTGACAGACGTAGACCCACTGTTGTTTCGGAAAGTAGTGCTGTGGGTAATCGTTCTGAGTCAAGATATTATAatgataattttgaatttcattccAGGGGCATGAATGGGTGGATTAGGCAGACAAGAACGAACTCACAGAAATCAAATTCTAGAAATTCTGGTGCCAAATACTGCGAGAAGTTTCAGTCTCCCAAAATCAGGATGAATGACAGATATGATATCCATTCATGCAGTTGCAACGAGATCAACTGTCAGCGAGGAAAGGTTGGTCCACATTTTGCTGGGTCCAGAGTAGCTCGTGAGGGAAAATTTGGGACCAGTTCAGAATCAGCATTTGATGTATCAAAGAATTTTCATCGCAACAGTAAGTATAATCAAGTGGATTATGCTCATAGTGTTGGAAGACTAAAAAGCAGAATAAATGGTAGCAGCATTACTAGCAGGGACATGGTCCATTCCAGGAAAGTCTGGGAGCCCATGGAATCGCAGAAGTACCCTCGGAGCAACTCTGATTCTGATGTTACCTTATTCGCCTCTAGTTTAAGCATACAAGGCAAGGAGTCTGGTGATGTTAAGTCGGCTGTTGAGTTGTGTTCAAGCGAAGATAGTCGAGATTCTATTGGAAATTATCAGAAAGTTTACAATCtgaaagattttactgattcTGGCAGTGGCGCTGATGAAGCATGCGAAAGCCGACCCAATGCTAGTGCAGCAGATACTTACCACTCAAGAGAAGCCACTGATGAGGAAGTTGGGTCATGTCTTGCAAATGGTACCAGTAACGGGACAAGTGATATTGTTACAAGTACCACTTCCAATTCCGATAACTGCTCATCATGCCTCAGTGAGGTAGACAGCAATGCATCCTCAAACCATGGAAATATAGAATCTTCATCTACATCAGATTCAGAGGATGTCTTTCCACATTCAGATAGAAGAGAAGCCTTAACCTGTGATGGCCGTTCTGAATGTTGTAAAGTCGAGGTGGAGGCAAAAGAGGTTGAGGATAGAAAGGAGGTGCAGGGTGGACAACCAGTTTTTGGGTTTCCACTTAAAAGCATGGGAACTAGTGTTTCTTCTTATACACCAATTAAAACTCCCCACTCCTCAAATGATATGAATGGGAACCTTTGTCTAGCTTCTGAGCATCGAGGAACGCTTCCCCAAATGCACAGTCAGAATTTGTACTTCCAGATGTTTCAGGGTCCTGCACCCATTGGTTATTACCCCCAAAATCTAGTTCCGTGGCCAGCAGTCCACACTAATGGGCTAGTGCCATATGCACATCCAAGTAGTTATCTGTACACTGGTCATTTGGGGTATGGTCTAGATGGAAATTCTGGCTTCTGCATGGGGTATGATGCCATGTCGCACTTAACTGCTGTACCTAATGCTAGTCCAGTTCCCGTCTATCAGCCTGCTGTTAAAGCCAACAGTTACTACCCAGAGGAGAGAAATCGCGTTCCCAAGCAAAGTGTTAGTGTGAAGGACGTGAATGAGGGCAACAAAGAGAAGACTGTTCAAACAGGACCAAGATCTGCAGAGCCAACGCAGTGTGGGGAAAGTGGGCAGAGAAATTCTTCAGCTAAGGTGTGCCCTGAGGACTCAGGCTTTTCCCTGTTCCATTTTGGAGGCCCGGTGGCTCTTTCAAACATATCGAATCCAAATGTCGGGCCTGATGTAGGGGTGGACGGAAATATTCCTACAAAAGTTTCGACTGATCCTGCGGAAATTAATGCCGCttgcaacaaaaaagaaactactATTGAGGAGTACAATTTGTTTGCGGCTAGCAATGGAATAAGGTTCTCATTATATTAA
- the LOC104425504 gene encoding uncharacterized protein LOC104425504 isoform X1 translates to MPGLTERNDQSGNASPAPPPLCSVASAGGKGFWSKQHDDVSYGHLQKFWSELSPQARQKLLRIDKQTLFEQARKNMYCSRCNGLLLEGFLQIVMYGKSFQQEGAVGHLTDNSAASLKSHDEGGLSVTNRCQEEIQDPSVHPWGGLTTTRDGSLTILDGYLFSKSLKGLQIVFDSARARERERELLYPDACGGGGRGWISQNTTNYGRGHGMRETCALHTARLSCETLVDFWSALGEETRQSLLRMKEEDFIERLMYRFDSKRFCRDCRRNVIREFKELKELKRMRKEPRCTRCFCAADTAFQYEVSDDTVHADWHQTFVDSVGLYHHFEWAIGTGEGKSDIVEFEDVGLSDSVQVTGLKLNSSTAYFITLRAWKHDGRSTDISVKAHPLKSRPCVHSRLVVGNGFVTITTGESIKGFFEHAEDAEEEEDDDSVDKDRNDLDGECSRPQKHAKSPELAREFLLDAAIVIFKEQVEKAFREGTARQNAHSIFVCLALKLLEERVHIACKEIITLEKQMKLLEEEEKEKREEEERKERKRTKEREKKLRRKERLKGKEGDREKKDMLDDILPASYDLKDEPRPGVTEEPNETASCGDSVYDTGDVFTSKSASLDIEDETFSSSVENSFNESSEVDFADVKDVAGSFTTEISKISQRRPKFQKEGLQDQLFRWSDRRRPTVVSESSAVGNRSESRYYNDNFEFHSRGMNGWIRQTRTNSQKSNSRNSGAKYCEKFQSPKIRMNDRYDIHSCSCNEINCQRGKVGPHFAGSRVAREGKFGTSSESAFDVSKNFHRNSKYNQVDYAHSVGRLKSRINGSSITSRDMVHSRKVWEPMESQKYPRSNSDSDVTLFASSLSIQGKESGDVKSAVELCSSEDSRDSIGNYQKVYNLKDFTDSGSGADEACESRPNASAADTYHSREATDEEVGSCLANGTSNGTSDIVTSTTSNSDNCSSCLSEVDSNASSNHGNIESSSTSDSEDVFPHSDRREALTCDGRSECCKVEVEAKEVEDRKEVQGGQPVFGFPLKSMGTSVSSYTPIKTPHSSNDMNGNLCLASEHRGTLPQMHSQNLYFQMFQGPAPIGYYPQNLVPWPAVHTNGLVPYAHPSSYLYTGHLGYGLDGNSGFCMGYDAMSHLTAVPNASPVPVYQPAVKANSYYPEERNRVPKQSVSVKDVNEGNKEKTVQTGPRSAEPTQCGESGQRNSSAKVCPEDSGFSLFHFGGPVALSNISNPNVGPDVGVDGNIPTKVSTDPAEINAACNKKETTIEEYNLFAASNGIRFSLY, encoded by the exons ATGCCGGGATTGACCGAGAGGAATGACCAATCCGGTAATGCATCCCCAGCGCCGCCACCGTTGTGCTCGGTGGCTTCGGCAGGGGGCAAGGGGTTCTGGTCCAAGCAGCACGACGACGTGAGCTACGGTCACCTCCAGAAG TTCTGGAGTGAGCTGTCCCCACAGGCGAGGCAAAAGCTCCTGAGGATTGATAAGCAGACCCTTTTCGAGCAGGCTCGTAAGAACATGTACTGTTCTCGTTGCAATGGCTTGCTACTTGAAGGGTTTCTACAAATTGTCATGTATGGGAAGTCTTTCCAGCAGGAGGGAGCAGTTGGGCACCTTACTGATAATAGTGCAGCCTCCTTGAAATCTCACGATGAGGGTGGATTGAGTGTGACTAATAGGTGTCAGGAAGAGATTCAAGATCCTTCTGTGCATCCTTGGGGTGGTCTAACCACAACACGTGATGGGTCATTGACCATTCTAGATGGCtatttgttttcaaaatctttGAAGGGGCTCCAAATT GTATTTGACAGTGCACGTGCAAGAGAACGGGAACGTGAATTACTTTATCCTGATGCATGTGGTGGGGGAGGTAGGGGTTGGATAAGCCAAAATACGACAAATTATGGCCGAGGACATGGGATGAGAGAAACATGTGCATTGCATACAGCCCGACTTTCTTGTGAGACACTGGTGGACTTCTGGTCGGCTCTGGGTGAAGAGACGAGGCAGTCTCTCTTGAGGATGAAGGAAGAGGATTTTATTGAGAGGCTAATGTACAG GTTTGACAGCAAGAGGTTTTGCAGAGATTGCAGAAGGAATGTCATTCGTGAGTTTAAGGAGCTAAAGGAGCTCAAGCGGATGCGTAAAGAACCTCGATGTACTAGATGTTTCTGCGCTGCAGATACAGCCTTTCAATACGAG GTATCTGATGACACTGTTCATGCTGATTGGCACCAAACATTTGTGGACTCCGTGGGGTTATATCATCATTTTGAATGGGCAATTGGAACGGGAGAAGGGAAGTCTGACATTGTGGAATTTGAAGATGTTGGCCTGAGTGACAGTGTGCAGGTCACTGGCCTTAAACTTAATAGTTCAACCGCTTACTTTATCACTCTGAGAGCTTGGAAACATGATGGCCGATCTACTGACATATCTGTTAAAGCTCACCCTTTAAAGAGTCGACCATGTGTGCATAGTAGGCTTGTAGTTGGCAATGGTTTCGTGACAATTACAACAGGGGAGAGCATTAAAGGGTTTTTTGAACATGCCGAAGATGCTGAGGAAGAAGAG GATGATGATTCTGTGGACAAGGATAGGAATGACCTTGATGGAGAATGCTCACGTCCTCAGAAGCATGCAAAGAGTCCTGAACTTGCTCGAGAGTTTCTTCTGGATGCTGCAATTGTTATTTTCAAGGAGCAG GTTGAGAAGGCTTTTAGAGAGGGGACGGCACGGCAAAATGCACACAGCATTTTTGTCTGTCTTGCGTTGAAGTTGCTGGAAGAACGTGTGCATATTGCTTGCAAAGAAATTATCACATTAGAAAAGCAG ATGAAACTtctggaagaagaagagaaggagaagcgTGAAGAAGAGGAGCGCAAGgagaggaaaagaacaaaggaaagagaaaaaaagcttaggagaaaagagaggttgaaaggaaaagaaggagatagagagaaaaaagacaTGTTGGATGATATTCTTCCTGCTTCATATGACCTGAAGGATGAACCAAGACCAGGTGTCACTGAGGAGCCAAACGAGACTGCTAGCTGTGGCGATTCAGTTTATGACACTGGTGATGTATTCACTTCCAAGTCTGCATCTTTGGATATAGAAGACGAAACATTCTCCAGTAGTgtagaaaattcatttaatgAGAGTTCAGAGGTGGATTTTGCTGATGTGAAAGATGTGGCCGGTTCTTTTACGACAGAGATTTCCAAAATTTCCCAGAGAAGACCAAAGTTTCAGAAAGAAGGATTACAGGATCAATTGTTTAGATGGTCTGACAGACGTAGACCCACTGTTGTTTCGGAAAGTAGTGCTGTGGGTAATCGTTCTGAGTCAAGATATTATAatgataattttgaatttcattccAGGGGCATGAATGGGTGGATTAGGCAGACAAGAACGAACTCACAGAAATCAAATTCTAGAAATTCTGGTGCCAAATACTGCGAGAAGTTTCAGTCTCCCAAAATCAGGATGAATGACAGATATGATATCCATTCATGCAGTTGCAACGAGATCAACTGTCAGCGAGGAAAGGTTGGTCCACATTTTGCTGGGTCCAGAGTAGCTCGTGAGGGAAAATTTGGGACCAGTTCAGAATCAGCATTTGATGTATCAAAGAATTTTCATCGCAACAGTAAGTATAATCAAGTGGATTATGCTCATAGTGTTGGAAGACTAAAAAGCAGAATAAATGGTAGCAGCATTACTAGCAGGGACATGGTCCATTCCAGGAAAGTCTGGGAGCCCATGGAATCGCAGAAGTACCCTCGGAGCAACTCTGATTCTGATGTTACCTTATTCGCCTCTAGTTTAAGCATACAAGGCAAGGAGTCTGGTGATGTTAAGTCGGCTGTTGAGTTGTGTTCAAGCGAAGATAGTCGAGATTCTATTGGAAATTATCAGAAAGTTTACAATCtgaaagattttactgattcTGGCAGTGGCGCTGATGAAGCATGCGAAAGCCGACCCAATGCTAGTGCAGCAGATACTTACCACTCAAGAGAAGCCACTGATGAGGAAGTTGGGTCATGTCTTGCAAATGGTACCAGTAACGGGACAAGTGATATTGTTACAAGTACCACTTCCAATTCCGATAACTGCTCATCATGCCTCAGTGAGGTAGACAGCAATGCATCCTCAAACCATGGAAATATAGAATCTTCATCTACATCAGATTCAGAGGATGTCTTTCCACATTCAGATAGAAGAGAAGCCTTAACCTGTGATGGCCGTTCTGAATGTTGTAAAGTCGAGGTGGAGGCAAAAGAGGTTGAGGATAGAAAGGAGGTGCAGGGTGGACAACCAGTTTTTGGGTTTCCACTTAAAAGCATGGGAACTAGTGTTTCTTCTTATACACCAATTAAAACTCCCCACTCCTCAAATGATATGAATGGGAACCTTTGTCTAGCTTCTGAGCATCGAGGAACGCTTCCCCAAATGCACAGTCAGAATTTGTACTTCCAGATGTTTCAGGGTCCTGCACCCATTGGTTATTACCCCCAAAATCTAGTTCCGTGGCCAGCAGTCCACACTAATGGGCTAGTGCCATATGCACATCCAAGTAGTTATCTGTACACTGGTCATTTGGGGTATGGTCTAGATGGAAATTCTGGCTTCTGCATGGGGTATGATGCCATGTCGCACTTAACTGCTGTACCTAATGCTAGTCCAGTTCCCGTCTATCAGCCTGCTGTTAAAGCCAACAGTTACTACCCAGAGGAGAGAAATCGCGTTCCCAAGCAAAGTGTTAGTGTGAAGGACGTGAATGAGGGCAACAAAGAGAAGACTGTTCAAACAGGACCAAGATCTGCAGAGCCAACGCAGTGTGGGGAAAGTGGGCAGAGAAATTCTTCAGCTAAGGTGTGCCCTGAGGACTCAGGCTTTTCCCTGTTCCATTTTGGAGGCCCGGTGGCTCTTTCAAACATATCGAATCCAAATGTCGGGCCTGATGTAGGGGTGGACGGAAATATTCCTACAAAAGTTTCGACTGATCCTGCGGAAATTAATGCCGCttgcaacaaaaaagaaactactATTGAGGAGTACAATTTGTTTGCGGCTAGCAATGGAATAAGGTTCTCATTATATTAA